GGACCGCCAGTTGAACCGCATCGCCCCGATCACGGTGGGGTCGGCCGCGAGGAACCCGGCCAGCGCAATCGCCTGCGACGCCGTACCTTCCGGCGTCGCCAGGTACTCGTCGGGAGTGGCCAAGCCGACACAGCAGAAGGCGGCGTCGTAGACCAGCGCGGCCACCAGCTCTGGCACTTCTTCCGCGACCAGGGTGATCAGCGCGCCGCCGATGCTCGATCCGACCAGTACGACCGGACCCAGCTGGGCGGCTCGACGCACGACGGCCACGGTGGCCGCGACCTGATCCGCCACCGTCACCCCGGCCAGCGCCGACGGTTCGGCCGCGAATGCCGCGAGGTCCTGCGGGGCCTGGTAGGACAGCCGGAACTGCTGCTCCGGCTGCGGCACCCCCACCCCGCGGTATCCGTGCCGCACCAGCTCAGCGGGGGCGGCGGACACGCCGTTGGCACCGGCGGCGAAGACGAACGTCGAAGTCATGCCGCACAGTGAAACGGGCCGCGACCTGTTCGCGCCGCGGCGAAAGGTTGCGGACCCGATCAACGAAAGTCAGGCGTAGGAGTAGAACCCGCGGCCGCTCTTCTTGCCGAGCAAGCCGGCGTCGACCATGCGCAGCAGCAGCGGCGGCGAGGAGTACAGCGGCTCCTTGAACTCGGCGTACATCGAGTCCGCGATCGCCTTGATGGTGTCCAGCCCGATCAGGTCGGACAGCCGCAGCGGACCCATCGGGTGCGCCGTGCCCAGCTCCATCCCGCGGTCGATGTCCTCCGCCGAGGCGAAGCCCGACTCGATCATCCGGATCGCCGACAGCAAGTACGGCACCAGCAGCGAGTTCACGATGAAACCCGCCCGGTCCTGCGACCGGATCACCGTCTTGCCCAGCGCCGCGGTGGCGTGCTCCTCGGCCCGGCGGGCGGTTTCCTCGCTGGTCAGCAGCGAGGGAACCAGCTCGACCAGCGGCAGCACCGGCACCGGATTGAAGAAGTGGATGCCGACCACCTGCTGCGGACGGCCGGTGGCCATGCCGAGCTTCATGATCGGGATCGACGAGGTGTTGGACGCGAATACCGCGTCCTCGCGCTCGACGATCTTGTCCAGCTGCCGGAACACGTCGACCTTGGCCTGTTCCTGTTCCAGGATGGCCTCGATCACCAGATCGCGGTCCGCGAACTGGGCGATGTCGGTGGTGAACCGCAGCCGCCCGAGAGCCGCTTCGGCGTCCTCGGCGGCCAGCTTGCCGCTGCGGACGCCGCGTTGCAGCGACTTCTCGATGCGCGCCTTGCCCGCGTCGAGGGC
This sequence is a window from Amycolatopsis benzoatilytica AK 16/65. Protein-coding genes within it:
- a CDS encoding alpha/beta hydrolase, with the protein product MTSTFVFAAGANGVSAAPAELVRHGYRGVGVPQPEQQFRLSYQAPQDLAAFAAEPSALAGVTVADQVAATVAVVRRAAQLGPVVLVGSSIGGALITLVAEEVPELVAALVYDAAFCCVGLATPDEYLATPEGTASQAIALAGFLAADPTVIGAMRFNWRSGSAAALAAAKEALCADATDGEFFGLLNAMAPDDLLGRGSTDSRGTASRWGRVPRHYVRHLRDHVVPLALQDRMIAEADDGTPENRFEVHDVDTSHFPDAAGMAQFVEVLDKIGRSVSE
- a CDS encoding 3-hydroxybutyryl-CoA dehydrogenase — protein: MSDLARVGVVGAGLMGSGIAEVHARSGLDVLVTEVNQPALDAGKARIEKSLQRGVRSGKLAAEDAEAALGRLRFTTDIAQFADRDLVIEAILEQEQAKVDVFRQLDKIVEREDAVFASNTSSIPIMKLGMATGRPQQVVGIHFFNPVPVLPLVELVPSLLTSEETARRAEEHATAALGKTVIRSQDRAGFIVNSLLVPYLLSAIRMIESGFASAEDIDRGMELGTAHPMGPLRLSDLIGLDTIKAIADSMYAEFKEPLYSSPPLLLRMVDAGLLGKKSGRGFYSYA